A stretch of Plutella xylostella chromosome 10, ilPluXylo3.1, whole genome shotgun sequence DNA encodes these proteins:
- the LOC105386666 gene encoding odorant receptor 85b, producing the protein MEITVNNEKKQKYQNFNGTFRYCTFALAIALIYPNPSRRVKKIKFMVFCLIILSVSFVLLWFISYLYFCYIARDMFNFTRNMTVGIVIFLFFFKTFYLNYKSDGFGVVMDAISDDLVKANDMDEVYQEIFDTYIKKGLVAQMIWIFIPIVQTCIFPVHAGLTMFFNLINEVPQPRVMVLEMDILMVRSKQMESPWFEIVWFYTILGGFVLFPNFIGFDGSYCISVNHLCLKLRVLTEKLRRAFAETTTDEQLEKRVKEVIKEHQASLVYYNLLQDVFGGWMFVVFFITSLEITFNLYQLSLGGMDPKYLIFAFSTVVHNFVPCYFCTRLIEHGDDFCEALYMMPWEARHCQSVTRALAFMIARTQGPLFLTGMGMVTFNMELFVSVMQSSYSFFTLIRD; encoded by the exons atggagATTACAGTAAACAatgagaaaaaacaaaaatatcaaaatttcaATGGAACGTTTCGCTATTGCACTTTTGCTTTAGCCATCGCACTTATTTATCCCAACCCGAGTCGGCGcgtaaaaaagataaaatttatgGTGTTTTGTTTGATCATACTCTCTGTGTCCTTTGTACTGCTATGGTTCATCAGCTATCTCTATTTCTGTTACATCGCTCGTGATATGTTCAACTTCACCAGAAACATGACAGTTGGAATCGTCATCTTTCTCTTCTTCTTCAAAACATTTTATCTGAACTATAAATCAGATGGATTTGGTGTCGTCATGGACGCCATTAGCGACGACCTCGTGAAAGCCAACGACATGGACGAAGTATACCAAGAAATCTTCGACACATACATAAAGAAAGGGCTGGTCGCACAAATGATATGGATCTTCATTCCAATAGTGCAGACGTGTATATTCCCCGTGCACGCTGGGCTGACAATGTTCTTTAACCTCATAAACGAGGTCCCCCAGCCGAGGGTGATGGTGCTTGAAATGGACATCCTGATGGTCCGCAGCAAGCAGATGGAGTCGCCGTGGTTCGAGATAGTGTGGTTCTACACGATCCTTGGCGGATTTGTGCTTTTCCCCAATTTTATCGGCTTCGACGGATCGTACTGCATCAGTGTCAACCATTTGTGTTTGAAACTGAGGGTGTTGACTGAGAAACTGCGCAGAGCTTTCGCGGAGACAACAACTGACGAGCAATTAGAAAAGAGGGTCAAAGAGGTTATTAAGGAGCACCAAGCCTCGCTAGTGTATTACAACCTGCTGCAAGATGTGTTCGGCGGGTGGATGTTTGTTGTGTTCTTCATCACCTCCCTGGAAATCACTTTTAATCTGTACCAACTGTCTCTGGGCGGCATGGATCCAAAGTATCTCATTTTTGCGTTTAGTACTGTGGTCCACAACTTCGTACCTTGTTATTTTTGCACGAGACTGATTGAG CACGGCGACGACTTCTGCGAGGCTCTGTACATGATGCCGTGGGAGGCGCGCCACTGCCAGTCGGTGACGCGCGCGCTCGCGTTCATGATCGCGCGCACGCAG GGCCCGCTGTTCCTGACGGGAATGGGGATGGTCACTTTCAATATGGAGCTCTTTGTGTCGGTCATGCAATCTTCTTACTCCTTCTTCACGCTGATTCGGGACtag